From Varibaculum massiliense, a single genomic window includes:
- a CDS encoding dihydroorotase has protein sequence MGAIVFRGANILGEQRADIWVEDEEIRQVGANLPIAAGSGVQEVDARDLVALPGLVDLHTHLREPGGCDAETVDTGTAAAAKGGYTCVFAMANTTPTQDCPQVVEQVLDLGREAGRVDVHPVGAVTKNLAGKELSDLRGMHESRAAVNVFSDDGKCVFDPLLMRQALEIVRDFDGVIAQHSQEPRLTADSQMNESYLAEELGLKGWPTVAEEMIIARDILLSLYLDVRVHVCHLSSATAVELVRWGKSQGARISAEVTPHHLFLTEEELRGRDPLFKVNPPLRSQKDVEAVQAGLADGTIDLVGTDHAPHPRRLKDCDFECGAFGMIGLETALPVVAATMVQSGKMTWRDLARVMSVTPAKIGKAKGQGEEIAAGSAANLCFVAPDASWIVNRESQVSRSDNTPFAGKELLGQVRHTCYRGKLTVLDGQLQF, from the coding sequence ATGGGCGCAATCGTTTTTCGTGGTGCAAATATACTGGGCGAACAACGCGCCGATATTTGGGTAGAGGACGAAGAGATTCGCCAGGTGGGCGCGAACTTGCCGATAGCTGCGGGCAGCGGAGTCCAGGAAGTAGATGCCCGTGACCTAGTGGCACTGCCCGGACTGGTGGATCTGCACACTCATTTGCGCGAGCCCGGCGGATGCGATGCGGAAACCGTCGACACTGGCACCGCAGCGGCCGCTAAAGGCGGATACACCTGTGTTTTCGCCATGGCGAATACCACCCCCACCCAAGATTGCCCGCAGGTCGTGGAACAAGTTCTCGATTTAGGGCGCGAGGCCGGTCGGGTAGATGTCCATCCGGTGGGAGCAGTCACTAAGAATCTTGCAGGTAAAGAGCTTTCTGATCTGCGGGGAATGCATGAATCGCGGGCAGCAGTAAACGTTTTTAGTGACGATGGTAAATGTGTTTTCGATCCGCTACTGATGCGCCAGGCACTAGAGATTGTCCGCGATTTTGACGGGGTTATCGCCCAACATTCCCAAGAGCCCCGCCTGACCGCAGACTCGCAAATGAATGAGTCCTACTTGGCGGAAGAACTAGGGCTAAAAGGCTGGCCTACAGTTGCAGAAGAAATGATCATTGCTCGCGATATTTTGCTTTCCCTCTACCTGGACGTGCGGGTTCACGTCTGTCACCTATCTAGCGCGACTGCGGTGGAATTGGTGCGTTGGGGTAAGTCTCAAGGCGCGCGAATCAGCGCGGAAGTTACCCCCCATCACCTGTTCCTCACCGAGGAAGAACTACGAGGGCGGGATCCGCTGTTTAAAGTAAACCCTCCGCTGCGCTCGCAAAAAGATGTAGAGGCAGTGCAGGCGGGATTAGCGGACGGTACCATTGACCTGGTGGGAACGGATCATGCTCCCCATCCGCGCCGGCTCAAAGACTGTGATTTTGAGTGCGGCGCTTTCGGGATGATCGGACTGGAAACTGCGCTGCCAGTAGTTGCCGCCACTATGGTGCAAAGCGGAAAAATGACTTGGCGCGATCTGGCGCGAGTAATGTCGGTTACCCCGGCAAAAATCGGGAAAGCGAAGGGGCAAGGTGAGGAGATCGCTGCCGGCTCAGCCGCTAATCTTTGTTTCGTAGCTCCCGATGCCTCTTGGATAGTTAACCGCGAGAGCCAAGTTTCGCGTTCCGATAACACCCCCTTTGCAGGGAAGGAACTGCTGGGGCAGGTACGCCACACCTGCTACCGGGGGAAGCTGACGGTTCTTGATGGACAGTTGCAGTTTTAA